Genomic segment of Scomber scombrus chromosome 18, fScoSco1.1, whole genome shotgun sequence:
TAAATGTTCTCATatgtcaaaaacacatttttgcaaagtCACTATGATAtgctgtatatactgtatgtacagctTTATCTTTATTCAGTTTGCTAAAGTGCAGCCACACTTAAACCTACACCgtacagcaacaaaaacaacaacatacagaaATAGACTTATATTGTATCTGATGTTTCAGCTTATCTTTCATGTTCTACACTGCAAGTTCTATTTTTACTACTATATTGTTTGATGAGCTTTGATGAAAGAAtttctgtattaaatatatCTGTGAATTATAATTAATGCTGCTTCATCATTGTGTCTGAGAATATACCCAACACATccaaacactcaatacatttatGGAAAATGCTTACAACCAGGCTTTTATTAACTTGCCTGCTGAGAGTCTATGTGTCTGTTGTATGTATGAGCCACTTCACGCCTGGATTCATACTGATATGCAAATACATtcagtgaaaaatgtgtcttttgctTTAAAGAAGTGTATTTCTAGTACTGACAGTTTCCACAAAGTTTCACAACTGCAGGTGTGGTCCCAGAggtgcagagagaggagaagtgactctctaaatataatataattagaaACACCAGGAAACAGAAAAACCTTCTTAGTTTCACTGATAACTGAAGTTTACAGTCTGTTGATTTTATGTGATgctattttaaatgttctcagAGACAATCCTACACACACTCTGTGAAATATTTATGCAGCTGTCCAAATCAATTGCAAATCAATCAATATCTCAATTGCAAGTATCATATTTATTGAATCactgatgaaagaaaaatacaataaacaaaatgatcaAACATAGAATCACAAACATGAAGAGCAAAGATGTATAGTCAAAACTACAAAATACTGTAATACAAGTTGTTATTTACATATCAATGAAAAGTTAATACTGCACTTCTAtgatctatatttatataacaacaacaacaacaacaacaatatccAATGCAGGAAAAAAGTCTTCATATGAATACTTTGTAATGGTCTTATTCTTATTAGCAAGACAACATCACAgtgtttttcaaatgttacaGAGAAATCCATTTTCTGTGACATTACAAGTTTTCCATTAATTATGCACACAATTTTAAAACTacattgaaaaaaaactaaaacaattaaGACCTGTAGATGTATATGCTGTGCATCCATCTCATCCTTTACTGTCTCttcatctggaaaaaaaacaaacaaacattaaacaattaaaaaagaaacactcaaACTGGAGATTCCTCCAGTTGGAAGACTGACAAGCAAATGATCTGTGTATCATCAGCAGTAATCTCTGATCAGtattaatacataatatattaaagtattattttttttagacacTAAAACATGGTAACTTcttgtgattggctgtttgttGTTAATCTAGTATACTGTCACACACAgctcagtgtgttttctgtgggTGGAGATGTTCCCTGACTAGTCGTGTCAAAACACTTTATTCAAAGCAGAGCCGGTGTACTGAAAGCGATGCATGTGCAATTTTGTCCATAAAAACCAACACAATAAGTGtgtaatatcacatttttaGATTGATTTTGGTGCCAATTAACTGTTCAGTATTGTTGAAGGAAACCAATGAGCCAAACTCCTTGAATGTCAGTTTAGTCCATTAAAAGGTTACTTCACTGGCTTCATACTGCATCAGATATCTTCTGGTCAAAAGGCCCTGACACTTTACACTGTTTGAGGACCTCACACTTGCACAATTAGTGTTAAGTTTGAAATCACTTTTGACAGCTGACAGACTATGACTTTTCATTGATGTTGAtacttcctgtttgtctcaTTTATTGTATGAAGCAAAAGGGATTAATTTCTTTCAGTCTTCTTTTCATGATCTTCATAGCAGACAAACTTGCTACAGAAAACCTCTGCCAACACAAGGAGACCAAACACCTCTTCCTTTTATATTTGATTGTactattaacattattttattgtctgATTATATCTTAATAATATGCTACACAGTCATTAGACTTGAGTAAAACTGAAAAGCCTTCATGTTTACCTTGACCAGACTGAATATGATGTTATAGAGAAGAGTGAATATGAAGAGGAATATGAAGGAGGAGGTTGTGGACCACAAGCTGCTGAACTCGTCCTCTTCAGGGGAAGCATCTGTGCAACTCAGATACTCAGATGTAATACTCTGTATTGGGTTTGGAGGACCATCTAAGAAGAGGGATGTATAAATTGTTAAATGACAGGaacaagtgtgtgtatgtgtgtgtatgtatgtgtgtgtgtgtgtgtgtgtgtgtgtgtgtgtgtgtgtgcgtgtgtgtgtgtgtgtgtgtgtgtgtgtgtgtgtgcgcgtgcgcgtgcgcgtgtgtgtgtgtgtgtgtgtgtgtgtgtgtgtgtgtgtgtgtgtgtgtgtgtgtggttttaattaaaatacCAGATATTGTCTCTCTTATTGCTAATAAATTCAAATACTATCTGTTATTTTATCATGTTAGTGTGGATGTTTGAACATTGAAAGAGTATTGTTTTACTTTGAGGCTTCACTGAAAACTACTCATACAAAATGACCCTATAACATaacttttccttttgttttaaaatattgaagTCATTCATGAACATGTGACAAAAATGTCTCTAtgcaacatttatttgaaacaaTCAGCACACTTCTCAAGCAGTTTGACAATATGACAAAGACAGACTGAAACACAACAGGatgacaaacaaaactaaacagaCATGTTTACTGTCAAAATACATTCAGAGACAGAGCGACACATTAGcacaaaatatcacatttaaaggTGAATCTACTATTTGTCACATTCAATGGAGTTACCCAAAGCTTTAGACACTCCTCGTGATTTCATGGAGTCGTTCCTGCCAGCAGGCCAGACGTTGCAGGTGAAAACAGAACCCTTCTGGTTCCACTTTTCCTTAGTGATGGTGTAAATACTTGTAACAGAATAGCCATTGTTGGTCTTCTGAGGTGGGGAGGTGATGCCGTCTTTGTAGTTACCAGTTCTTTGTCCTGCATCTTCTGACCAGGCAATGTAATAATCCTGCAGCTCACGACTGGAAACCAGACACACCAGACTGACATCTGAGTTTCCTTTGATGTCCTCCTCTGAGAGAACGTGGACCATCACTGTTGGATTCACACCTGAAAGAGACATTTAGTTAAACAGGGAGGATTATATTGAAGCTTTATGTTTACTATATTACATTATGacacatctgtgtgtgagttGGTTGCAGACCTTGACTCACAGATTACTGTTCTATCAGTCAGTCTTAATCATTTAGTTACGTACCTCCTTTGTGGACAGTCAGATCTTGAATAACTGGTGTCATGTAATCTCTGTTAGCAGAACAGCGCACGTTGTTAACTTTCTGCCATTCACTGAAATCACGAGTCAGCGTGCTGGTTTTGCTGTGCTGACTGCCTGCAGACTTTGTCTGTCCAGTAATGGAACTGGTCACATTTACTCCATTAATCTGCCAAGTGATCGTAGTTTCAGATACAATGGTCTTGTCTTGTCCAGTGATGATACACTCCAACTCTGTTTGGTTGTTGTTGAAAATCTTTTTGGGATTTGGAGGGTTCAGTGTCATTGTGACAGGAGCTACATGAGGGACAGGAACAGGAAAAAAGGGTCAGTACAATTTTTTACATCTGAAACATCACAATTACAGTAGAATGACATTTAAGTCATGTTTAATTATATGCTTCTAGTTTTGtactaacattttatttaatgctAAGATTAACAGCACAGTACCTTTTGAAGCCTTCTGCTTATATGTTTTTCCTTGGTGAGCCACCTCACAGGTGTAAACAGCTTCCTTTTCCCAATCTGCGTTCTTGACCTTCAGGACGCTGACAGCTGAATATacatttccaatttttttgGGGACCCAATCAGTGAAGTCGGATACATcgttttcattctttttccatTTGACTGACAATTTTTCTGGAGAAAACTCCTCAATCGTACACACCAGGGCCTGAGTGTCTCCACTTGGCATCGATAGCAAAGTCACCGTTGGAGGAGATGGGGATTCATCTGAGCAGGTGGAGGAAAGAGCAGAGACATAATATAAtttcataatataataatatttcattttatatttaatatttgacaTAACTTTCTGATGACAGTGTTTTTacctgtaaataaaaaatgaagacatgTGGATATAGAAATTTCAAGTATATCAAATGAAAAATCACATACATTTCACTTGCACAGACTTGGGGCCTCCAGGATGAGTGATGGAACAATTATAAGAAAACGTCTCCGCATCAGATCTCGATACTTGGACCACACTGACTCCTTTATATGGGCTGTTCTGACCTAAAATATATTGTACAGAGGCCGGTGTGTTCGTGCCACCAGTCCACTGGAACTGAAGACTCTTTGGGAAGAAGTCCTGTGCAAGGCAGCCAAGAGTAACTTTATCGTTATTCTCAGAGGCACATTGAACCAAAGGGAACAGAGTTGGTGATACAGTTGTTCCTGTGAAAGAAgagttttgaaatatttaagtttaaaagtttcagatgtataaatacatgaatgtataaactt
This window contains:
- the LOC133999392 gene encoding immunoglobulin gamma-1 heavy chain-like, yielding MVDYRTGLLLLTICWTGVDGQTLTESEPAVKKPGESHKLTCTTSGFTFSDYGMHWVRQAPGKGLEWIAYMYTDSSGKYYSQSVEGRFTISRDNSRQQLYLQMNSLKTEDSAVYYCARDYAFDYWGRGTDVTVTSGTTVSPTLFPLVQCASENNDKVTLGCLAQDFFPKSLQFQWTGGTNTPASVQYILGQNSPYKGVSVVQVSRSDAETFSYNCSITHPGGPKSVQVKYESPSPPTVTLLSMPSGDTQALVCTIEEFSPEKLSVKWKKNENDVSDFTDWVPKKIGNVYSAVSVLKVKNADWEKEAVYTCEVAHQGKTYKQKASKAPVTMTLNPPNPKKIFNNNQTELECIITGQDKTIVSETTITWQINGVNVTSSITGQTKSAGSQHSKTSTLTRDFSEWQKVNNVRCSANRDYMTPVIQDLTVHKGGVNPTVMVHVLSEEDIKGNSDVSLVCLVSSRELQDYYIAWSEDAGQRTGNYKDGITSPPQKTNNGYSVTSIYTITKEKWNQKGSVFTCNVWPAGRNDSMKSRGVSKALGNSIECDK